A window of Pirellula sp. SH-Sr6A contains these coding sequences:
- a CDS encoding sigma-54 interaction domain-containing protein, which translates to MKEIVWDQVFQAASTLEAVQRVLSNLRLELPIQSLVVYALERSQRAATVVAAATHGPFPIDARTVRCTESKWSEMEAWVEENGILRQHGPRRTGKLAYLTPDSTTGSALGIPLRSFHADGCDQVGVAILEVEHGRALRDEQWLALERLRGPLWFLLLAATPRLSHASEAIGPEEGPSATKDLIVGADSGLRSVMERVEIVAPSDMPVLILGDTGTGKEVVARAIHQRSSRAGRPFIRVNCGAIPPELIDSQLFGHERGSFTGASDQRKGWFERADGGTLFLDEIGELPLAAQVRLLRVLQEHQIERVGGEEWIHVDVRIVAATHRDLAGMVHQRSFREDLWYRINMFPILLPRLCERIEDIPALARHFAKRASTNFGLPYVELASSDIKQLIEYRWPGNIRELQAVMDRAVILGRGSKLDIENALGIGIATRYEPAVETDEPTFYEVIPEQPVQRVAVANEGHRVGLEKEPERELDALDNAIRRHIEKALVLTQGQIEGKRGAAHYLKINPHTLRAKMRKLGIDWNQFREST; encoded by the coding sequence ATGAAAGAGATCGTGTGGGATCAAGTCTTCCAAGCAGCTTCGACGTTGGAAGCCGTGCAGCGCGTTCTCAGCAATCTGCGTCTGGAATTGCCGATCCAGAGTTTGGTCGTGTATGCACTGGAGCGAAGCCAACGAGCGGCTACCGTCGTTGCGGCCGCGACCCACGGACCGTTCCCGATCGATGCACGAACGGTTCGCTGCACCGAATCGAAATGGTCCGAGATGGAGGCTTGGGTGGAGGAAAATGGAATCCTGAGGCAGCACGGCCCTCGTCGCACTGGCAAGCTCGCTTATTTGACCCCGGATTCCACCACGGGCTCCGCGTTAGGGATCCCGCTTCGCAGCTTTCACGCGGATGGGTGCGACCAAGTTGGAGTGGCGATCTTGGAGGTCGAGCATGGACGGGCGCTTCGGGACGAGCAGTGGCTCGCGTTAGAGCGACTCCGTGGTCCTCTTTGGTTTCTTCTCTTGGCAGCGACTCCGAGGCTTTCCCATGCGAGTGAGGCGATTGGCCCCGAGGAAGGCCCGTCGGCAACAAAAGATCTCATCGTCGGCGCGGACTCGGGATTGCGGTCGGTGATGGAGCGGGTGGAGATCGTCGCTCCATCGGATATGCCAGTGTTGATTTTAGGAGACACGGGCACGGGCAAGGAAGTGGTTGCGAGAGCCATTCATCAAAGATCCTCGCGAGCCGGAAGGCCGTTTATTCGCGTCAACTGCGGTGCCATACCTCCCGAGCTGATCGATTCGCAACTCTTTGGGCACGAGAGAGGGAGCTTCACGGGAGCGTCGGACCAGCGAAAGGGGTGGTTCGAACGAGCGGACGGAGGAACGCTTTTTCTGGATGAGATCGGTGAACTGCCTTTGGCTGCGCAAGTTCGGTTATTGCGGGTGCTCCAGGAGCATCAGATCGAGCGCGTGGGGGGGGAAGAGTGGATCCACGTCGACGTTCGGATTGTCGCCGCGACCCACCGCGATTTGGCAGGCATGGTGCATCAAAGGAGTTTTCGTGAAGACCTTTGGTATCGGATCAACATGTTTCCGATCTTATTACCTCGATTGTGCGAGCGGATCGAAGACATACCCGCTTTGGCCAGGCACTTCGCCAAGCGGGCCTCGACCAACTTTGGGCTCCCCTATGTCGAGCTCGCATCGAGCGATATCAAACAACTCATCGAATATCGATGGCCTGGCAATATTCGGGAGCTTCAAGCCGTGATGGATCGCGCTGTGATTCTAGGACGCGGGAGCAAGCTCGATATTGAGAACGCCTTGGGGATCGGCATCGCCACCCGGTATGAGCCCGCGGTGGAAACCGACGAACCGACCTTCTACGAGGTCATTCCCGAACAACCGGTCCAACGTGTTGCGGTTGCTAACGAGGGGCATCGCGTGGGATTGGAAAAGGAGCCGGAACGGGAGCTCGATGCGCTCGACAACGCGATCCGGAGGCATATCGAAAAAGCCCTTGTGTTAACCCAGGGGCAAATCGAAGGAAAGCGCGGTGCCGCCCACTACCTCAAAATCAACCCCCACACCTTGCGAGCCAAGATGCGCAAGCTAGGAATTGACTGGAACCAGTTTCGCGAGTCGACTTGA
- the cysT gene encoding sulfate ABC transporter permease subunit CysT translates to MLFVSKRQNRLPGFGLTIGYTLLYLSLIILLPLTALMLKSASTPWSEWMATLTHPRVSSALRLTFGASFLAALINTLFGSIIAWSLVRYRFFGARFFDAIVDLPFAMPTAVSGIALMAIYGPNGPVGSFLRPWGIQTAISFLGVLIALVFIGLPFVVRTMQPAIEELDAEMEQAAASLGANRWQTFLRVTLPSILPAMITGFTLAFARSLGEYGSVVYMSGNLPNKTEIISLVISNKIEESDIAGASAVAMVLLLGTFVSLMMVQGIQWIANKKTGRA, encoded by the coding sequence ATGTTATTTGTTTCCAAGAGACAGAACCGTTTGCCTGGGTTTGGTCTCACCATCGGCTATACCTTGCTGTACCTCAGCTTGATCATTCTCCTACCGCTGACAGCGTTGATGTTGAAGTCTGCGTCGACTCCTTGGAGTGAGTGGATGGCGACTCTCACGCATCCCCGCGTCAGCTCGGCGCTTCGGCTCACTTTCGGGGCGTCTTTCCTGGCTGCTTTGATCAACACGCTCTTTGGTTCGATCATTGCGTGGTCGTTGGTCCGCTACCGATTTTTTGGGGCGCGTTTCTTCGATGCGATCGTCGATCTTCCTTTTGCTATGCCGACGGCCGTGTCGGGAATCGCGCTGATGGCGATCTATGGACCGAATGGTCCGGTGGGCAGTTTCTTGCGCCCATGGGGAATCCAAACCGCGATCTCGTTCCTCGGAGTGTTGATCGCTTTGGTCTTCATCGGATTGCCCTTTGTCGTTCGGACCATGCAACCCGCCATCGAAGAACTCGATGCCGAGATGGAACAAGCCGCAGCGAGCCTTGGGGCTAACCGATGGCAGACCTTCCTAAGAGTAACCCTCCCCAGCATCCTCCCGGCCATGATCACGGGATTCACCCTCGCGTTCGCGCGTTCCTTGGGTGAATACGGGAGTGTCGTCTATATGTCGGGAAATCTTCCGAACAAGACCGAGATCATCTCGCTCGTCATCTCCAACAAGATCGAGGAGTCCGATATTGCGGGCGCTTCGGCGGTCGCGATGGTTCTCCTGCTGGGGACCTTCGTGAGTCTCATGATGGTGCAGGGGATCCAGTGGATTGCTAATAAGAAAACAGGACGAGCGTAA
- the cysW gene encoding sulfate ABC transporter permease subunit CysW encodes MGSSKTKPLQSTDPWWVRWMLIGISVAFLTFLLLLPLIIIFQEALSKGIAFYIQSISDRNAWNAVKMTLITAGIAVPLNLIFGIAAAWATTKYRFRGKSILISMIDLPFAISPIVAGLMLVLVFGSQGWWGEWLSDRGIQVIFAVPGVVLATVFVTFPFVARELIPLMQEQGSDEEWAAISLGANGWQTFWKVTLPNIKWALLYGVLLCNARAMGEFGAVSIVSSNIRGRTNTMPLQIDALYSEYQSAAAFALASLLAGLGVFTLIGKTILESRIKALKSDR; translated from the coding sequence ATGGGATCAAGCAAAACCAAACCCCTGCAATCGACGGATCCTTGGTGGGTTCGATGGATGCTCATCGGAATATCTGTTGCTTTTCTCACCTTTCTATTGCTCTTACCGCTGATCATTATCTTCCAAGAGGCTCTGTCGAAGGGGATCGCGTTTTATATTCAATCGATCTCGGATCGGAACGCTTGGAACGCGGTGAAGATGACCCTGATCACCGCTGGGATCGCCGTGCCGCTCAATCTGATTTTCGGAATCGCAGCCGCTTGGGCGACGACCAAGTATCGGTTCCGCGGAAAGAGCATTCTGATTTCCATGATCGATCTTCCCTTCGCCATTTCACCGATCGTGGCCGGTCTCATGCTTGTCCTCGTTTTCGGCTCACAAGGCTGGTGGGGAGAGTGGCTTTCCGACCGGGGGATCCAAGTGATCTTCGCGGTTCCTGGCGTGGTTTTGGCGACGGTTTTTGTCACATTCCCATTCGTAGCACGGGAATTGATTCCGTTGATGCAAGAGCAAGGTAGCGACGAAGAATGGGCTGCTATTTCCTTGGGCGCCAACGGTTGGCAGACCTTTTGGAAGGTCACATTGCCCAATATCAAATGGGCCTTGCTTTATGGCGTCCTCCTCTGCAATGCCCGGGCCATGGGAGAGTTCGGTGCGGTATCGATTGTCTCCTCCAACATACGCGGCCGTACCAATACCATGCCATTACAAATCGATGCACTGTACTCCGAGTATCAGTCTGCGGCAGCTTTTGCTCTCGCATCGCTTCTCGCAGGTTTAGGTGTATTCACCTTGATCGGAAAGACGATCTTAGAAAGCCGAATCAAAGCTCTGAAATCCGACCGGTAG
- a CDS encoding sulfate ABC transporter substrate-binding protein produces MNPKSIVALGLLALGFLGGCSSRESSPKGDNSDPITLLNVSYDPTRELYVEFNEAFARHWKDQTGQDVLIDQSHGGSGKQARAVNEGLDADIVSLALAGDIDLIARSSKRLEQDWQTKLPHNSSPYTSTIVFLVRKGNPKQIRDWDDLIRDGVEVITPNPKTGGGARWNYLAAWGFALQKELGDLSLLQDPSKANVVEAANGKAKEFIGKLYKNVPVLDTAARAATNTFLQRKIGDVLIAWENEAFLALKESGRGEVEIVVPSLSILAEPPVAVVTKNAEKRGTVEVAAAYLEYLYSDEGQRLAAKHYYRPRNAEVLTEETKKNFADLKLFGLKDLVRDWEEAQEIHFKDRSGIFDQVFNQ; encoded by the coding sequence ATGAATCCCAAATCGATTGTTGCTCTCGGATTGCTAGCTCTCGGATTTCTCGGTGGCTGCTCCAGCCGCGAGTCGTCCCCAAAGGGTGACAATTCCGATCCGATCACACTCCTCAATGTTTCGTATGACCCAACTCGCGAACTCTACGTGGAGTTCAATGAAGCCTTTGCCCGTCATTGGAAGGACCAAACGGGCCAGGACGTTCTGATCGATCAATCGCACGGCGGGTCGGGCAAACAAGCCCGGGCTGTGAACGAAGGATTGGATGCTGATATTGTCTCTCTCGCGTTGGCCGGGGACATCGATCTGATCGCAAGGAGCTCGAAGCGACTGGAACAAGACTGGCAAACCAAACTACCGCACAACAGTTCTCCTTACACCTCCACCATCGTCTTTCTCGTTCGGAAGGGAAATCCTAAACAGATTCGGGATTGGGACGATTTGATTCGGGACGGAGTGGAGGTCATCACACCGAATCCGAAGACTGGCGGCGGGGCTCGATGGAACTACCTCGCAGCCTGGGGGTTCGCGCTCCAGAAAGAGCTTGGTGATTTGTCCTTGCTTCAGGACCCGAGCAAAGCGAACGTCGTGGAGGCAGCAAACGGAAAGGCGAAAGAGTTTATCGGCAAGCTTTACAAGAACGTTCCGGTGCTGGATACGGCGGCACGAGCCGCCACCAACACCTTCCTGCAACGCAAGATCGGAGATGTCCTGATCGCGTGGGAGAACGAGGCGTTCCTGGCCTTGAAGGAATCGGGGCGAGGAGAGGTAGAAATCGTCGTACCGAGTTTGAGCATCCTAGCAGAGCCGCCTGTCGCGGTCGTCACCAAGAATGCGGAGAAGCGTGGGACGGTCGAAGTGGCCGCCGCATACCTTGAATATCTCTATAGCGACGAGGGGCAACGGTTAGCTGCCAAGCACTACTACCGCCCTCGTAACGCGGAGGTCTTGACCGAAGAAACGAAAAAGAACTTTGCCGACTTGAAGCTCTTTGGGTTGAAGGATTTGGTGCGCGATTGGGAAGAAGCGCAAGAAATCCACTTCAAGGATCGAAGTGGAATCTTCGATCAAGTCTTCAACCAATAA
- a CDS encoding sulfate/molybdate ABC transporter ATP-binding protein produces MSIEVKNLSKSFGSFSALKDVNLRIETGELISLLGPSGSGKTTLLRIIAGMDVPDPTPGSQILFFDEDVVRMPVGKRHVGFVFQHYALFQHMTVFDNIAFGLRVRPRDRRPGKKEIQDRVRELLRLIQLEGFGDRFPSQLSGGQRQRVALARALAIEPRVLLLDEPFGALDAKVRQSLRQWLRRLHDELHTTTVLVTHDQEEALEVSDRVVVMNQARIEQVGTPEQVFHHPTSEFVIDFLGNVNVFRGRVQDGKATWAAPREEIVAGNLESRSENAAKIYVRPHELALERSKQSEDSISARVQRINLAGAQAKVILSTAQHEEIRVDLPMERFQNLRLVPGDAVFVQPTNTRVFVPDYSI; encoded by the coding sequence ATGAGTATTGAAGTAAAAAACCTAAGCAAGTCGTTCGGTTCTTTCTCTGCCTTGAAGGATGTGAACCTGCGCATCGAGACGGGCGAGTTGATCTCTTTGCTCGGACCATCCGGATCGGGAAAGACGACCCTACTTCGAATCATCGCGGGAATGGATGTTCCCGATCCCACCCCCGGGAGCCAGATTCTTTTCTTCGATGAAGATGTAGTGAGGATGCCGGTTGGCAAGCGGCATGTGGGATTCGTTTTCCAACACTACGCTCTGTTCCAACACATGACCGTATTCGATAACATTGCATTCGGATTGCGAGTACGACCTCGGGACAGACGACCCGGTAAAAAGGAGATTCAAGATCGCGTTCGGGAACTCTTGCGATTGATCCAACTCGAGGGCTTTGGCGATCGATTTCCTTCCCAACTTTCCGGCGGGCAACGACAGCGTGTTGCACTGGCACGCGCTCTCGCCATCGAACCACGTGTGCTCCTTTTGGATGAGCCATTCGGCGCACTCGATGCCAAGGTGCGGCAGAGCCTTCGACAATGGCTCCGACGACTGCATGATGAACTCCACACCACGACAGTCTTGGTGACGCATGATCAGGAAGAGGCCCTCGAGGTGTCCGATCGAGTCGTTGTAATGAATCAAGCTCGGATTGAACAAGTCGGTACACCGGAGCAGGTGTTTCACCATCCTACTTCTGAATTCGTCATCGATTTCCTAGGAAACGTCAATGTCTTTCGCGGGCGTGTGCAAGATGGGAAGGCGACATGGGCCGCTCCGCGCGAGGAAATCGTAGCAGGCAATCTGGAATCGAGGTCGGAGAACGCGGCCAAGATATATGTCCGACCGCATGAGTTGGCTCTCGAACGCTCGAAGCAAAGCGAGGATAGCATTTCCGCACGGGTTCAGAGAATCAATTTAGCGGGCGCGCAGGCCAAGGTGATTCTCAGTACCGCCCAGCACGAAGAGATCCGGGTCGATCTCCCTATGGAGCGATTCCAAAACCTTCGACTCGTACCGGGAGACGCCGTCTTTGTTCAACCGACCAACACGCGTGTCTTCGTACCCGACTACAGCATTTAA
- a CDS encoding PAS domain S-box protein: MPISRGPVVLSAVVAIALIGLNLFLSAQTAREMFARADWVTHTHQVLTHSEQLVSTVLDAESELRGFLLTDREEYLQSINQLEGNVERTLGVLRDLVSDNSVQSRRVEEITELASEKVGQLMQTLRTARESGAQQAIDMVASGVGRNRMDRLDQAVAGFEEAERELLRSRQKGLNEAYRTTLVSAIGSGLAVLLAIGLHFALSRQQSKRLTQQAEEIQTNSELMRFTLQSIGDGVITTDADGLIVEMNPIAEGLTGWKRSIARGTKLEDVFHIVNETTRETVDNPAIRALQTGVIVGLANHTVLIRPDGSESPIDDSAAPIKTDDGRIQGSVLVFRDVSKRRAFEAQLQESEQTFRALFDSAPIGIVHTSMDGVLIRVNRRFCEILGMNEEELIGRSYKEITHPDDLHLNQELVAPMMNGQQESFSMNKRYRTHRDDTIWANVSSRLIRDYYGKPTSIISAVTDISEQRAAEETRIRMSAIVNASNDAIITKDLQGVVTSWNAAAVKLFGYGEAEMIGSPIFKVVPEERKSEELELLRRSSLLEQIEPLRTERLHQNGTRVEVLLKVAPLVDADGKLIGISTIAKDLTAESRAAMELRESEQRFRMLADNMSQFAWMADPEGEVYWYNKRWYDYTGTTIESVRGWGWKQVHHPDHLDRVVQSIQRSWDTGEPWEETFPLRGKDGKYRWFLSRALPIRDANNKITHWFGSNTDIDELIEKEEKLEKARITAENATKARGEFLANMSHEIRTPMTAILGHTEILADHITNPDDLQSVETIQRNGKFLLQIINDILDLSKIDSGKFEIEQIDISPTEVLHEIRSLLDVRAAEKRIDFHVHLDGSIPNTIETDPIRLRQILVNLVGNAIKFTDTGRVDLHCRYEPERNIMVFRIVDTGIGIDAKVLPNLFQPFVQADASSTRAFEGTGLGLAISKRLAEMLGGTILVESRLGEGSIFSLEIDCGRIGEEPWIDEIKPIHSDERSTKLAKVQGLVLVVDDRRDIRFLAQNFLEKAGARVVLATNGEEAISMLTAEPFLTQSPVDAVLMDMQMPIMDGYTAAKKLREWGFSKPIIALTANAMKDDRDKCLACGCNDYATKPLDGGALVHLVASYIQEHQL, encoded by the coding sequence GTGCCTATCTCGCGCGGTCCGGTTGTTTTGTCCGCTGTAGTTGCTATCGCGCTCATTGGACTGAATCTCTTTCTCTCCGCGCAAACCGCGCGCGAAATGTTCGCGCGCGCCGATTGGGTTACGCATACCCATCAAGTGCTCACCCATTCGGAACAACTGGTTTCTACCGTGCTGGACGCCGAGTCGGAATTGAGAGGATTTCTGCTTACCGATCGGGAAGAATATCTTCAATCGATCAATCAACTCGAAGGAAATGTTGAACGAACGCTTGGGGTTCTCCGCGATTTGGTCTCCGACAACTCGGTTCAATCGCGACGCGTTGAGGAGATAACGGAATTGGCTTCGGAAAAAGTAGGCCAGTTGATGCAAACGCTGCGGACAGCCCGAGAGAGTGGTGCACAGCAGGCGATCGACATGGTCGCATCCGGGGTAGGTCGAAATCGAATGGATAGGCTCGACCAAGCCGTTGCAGGGTTTGAAGAGGCCGAACGCGAGCTGCTCCGTTCCCGTCAGAAAGGTTTGAACGAAGCCTATCGGACCACTCTTGTTTCGGCGATCGGATCGGGGCTCGCTGTCCTCTTGGCAATCGGTCTTCACTTCGCGCTTTCTCGCCAACAGTCCAAACGGCTCACGCAACAAGCCGAAGAGATTCAAACCAATAGCGAGTTGATGCGTTTCACCCTCCAAAGCATTGGCGATGGAGTGATCACCACCGATGCAGATGGCTTGATCGTCGAAATGAACCCGATCGCCGAAGGCCTGACCGGATGGAAGCGAAGCATCGCGCGAGGGACGAAGCTGGAGGACGTCTTTCACATCGTCAACGAAACGACACGGGAAACCGTCGATAACCCCGCGATCCGTGCCTTGCAGACCGGAGTGATCGTGGGACTAGCTAACCACACCGTTCTGATTCGACCGGATGGATCCGAGTCCCCAATCGACGACAGCGCTGCGCCGATCAAGACGGATGATGGTCGTATCCAGGGAAGTGTTTTGGTCTTTCGCGATGTTTCCAAACGCCGCGCGTTCGAAGCGCAATTGCAGGAAAGCGAACAAACATTTCGGGCTTTGTTCGATTCCGCTCCGATCGGAATCGTCCATACTTCGATGGATGGAGTCTTGATCCGAGTGAACCGACGATTCTGCGAAATCCTCGGAATGAACGAGGAGGAATTGATTGGGCGCTCCTACAAAGAGATTACTCACCCGGACGATTTGCATCTCAACCAAGAGCTGGTCGCTCCGATGATGAACGGTCAACAAGAGTCATTCTCGATGAACAAACGTTATCGGACCCATCGCGACGATACGATTTGGGCTAACGTTTCCTCCCGGCTTATTCGCGACTATTACGGCAAACCGACTTCCATCATCTCAGCCGTAACGGATATATCCGAACAAAGAGCAGCGGAAGAGACTCGCATTCGCATGTCGGCCATTGTGAATGCTTCGAACGATGCGATTATCACAAAAGATCTTCAAGGGGTCGTTACATCCTGGAATGCTGCGGCGGTGAAGCTCTTTGGTTACGGCGAAGCCGAGATGATTGGGAGCCCTATTTTCAAGGTCGTACCAGAAGAGCGGAAGTCGGAGGAACTCGAGCTTTTGCGGCGCTCGAGTTTGCTGGAACAAATCGAGCCCTTGCGAACCGAACGGCTCCATCAAAATGGAACGCGGGTCGAAGTTCTGCTGAAAGTTGCTCCGTTGGTCGACGCCGATGGGAAATTGATTGGTATCTCGACCATTGCGAAGGATTTGACAGCCGAGTCGCGCGCCGCGATGGAGCTGCGCGAGAGCGAGCAACGATTCCGAATGCTCGCCGATAACATGTCCCAGTTCGCCTGGATGGCCGATCCAGAAGGGGAAGTCTATTGGTACAACAAACGCTGGTACGACTACACCGGAACAACCATCGAGTCGGTTCGCGGGTGGGGGTGGAAGCAAGTCCATCATCCGGACCATTTGGATCGCGTCGTTCAAAGTATCCAACGGAGCTGGGATACCGGTGAACCTTGGGAGGAAACATTCCCACTCCGTGGTAAGGATGGAAAGTATCGTTGGTTCCTATCGCGAGCGCTTCCCATCCGGGATGCGAACAACAAGATCACCCATTGGTTCGGCTCGAACACCGATATTGACGAATTGATCGAAAAGGAGGAGAAGCTCGAGAAGGCTCGCATCACGGCGGAGAATGCGACCAAAGCCCGCGGTGAGTTCCTCGCCAATATGAGTCATGAGATTCGGACTCCCATGACCGCCATCCTCGGTCATACCGAAATTTTGGCGGACCACATCACGAATCCCGACGATCTGCAATCGGTCGAAACGATTCAGCGCAATGGCAAGTTTCTTCTTCAAATCATCAACGATATTCTCGACCTTTCGAAAATCGATTCCGGCAAGTTTGAAATCGAGCAGATTGACATTTCACCGACCGAAGTGCTGCACGAAATTCGATCGCTGCTCGATGTTCGAGCGGCAGAGAAGCGGATCGACTTCCATGTCCATCTCGACGGTAGCATCCCTAATACCATCGAAACCGATCCCATTCGTTTGCGTCAGATCCTGGTCAACCTCGTCGGCAATGCCATCAAATTTACCGACACCGGTAGAGTCGATCTGCATTGCCGGTACGAACCCGAAAGAAACATCATGGTCTTTCGAATCGTCGATACGGGCATCGGTATCGATGCGAAAGTTCTTCCAAACCTTTTCCAACCCTTTGTTCAAGCGGACGCGTCTTCAACACGCGCGTTCGAAGGGACCGGTCTAGGGCTCGCGATCAGCAAACGTTTGGCAGAGATGCTCGGCGGTACGATCTTGGTAGAAAGTCGTCTCGGGGAAGGAAGCATCTTTTCGCTCGAAATCGACTGCGGCCGAATCGGCGAAGAACCTTGGATCGACGAGATCAAGCCGATCCACTCCGACGAAAGATCTACGAAACTGGCAAAGGTTCAAGGACTCGTTTTGGTCGTCGACGACCGTCGCGACATTCGTTTCCTCGCCCAAAACTTCTTGGAGAAGGCAGGCGCCCGCGTCGTTCTCGCCACAAATGGAGAAGAAGCGATCAGCATGCTCACTGCCGAACCATTTCTAACGCAATCGCCGGTCGACGCGGTGTTGATGGACATGCAAATGCCGATCATGGACGGCTACACGGCAGCAAAGAAACTGCGCGAATGGGGTTTCTCCAAACCGATCATCGCTTTGACCGCGAACGCAATGAAGGACGACCGGGACAAGTGCCTCGCGTGCGGCTGCAACGACTACGCCACCAAACCCTTGGACGGTGGTGCGCTGGTCCATTTGGTCGCCAGCTACATCCAAGAACACCAACTGTAA